From the genome of Procambarus clarkii isolate CNS0578487 chromosome 78, FALCON_Pclarkii_2.0, whole genome shotgun sequence:
gacaggccactgaACTTTCAAATCTCTCTACACCCGTatcctcttccagaatttcacctccccatccctctacctcccccatcctttccaaaccCTCTGGACATCAAAGCAAAGCAACAGCATCTTCAATTGAATAGTTTTTCTTAGTGCAAAACAGTCAGAATTTATTGTGTGACCTATAAATGTCATGTAAGCGGTTGTTTATCGTGCAccacatactcatcttgtgagcagtATAGGGCCTGACATGTGACTAATACATCATACAGAATGTTTTCGGACGTGTAAGTATATGCAGTGTGTGTCAATGTATGATCAGCATAGCTAGTAATGTGCTCGTTAAGTTTACTAGGCAAATAATATAACTGGGTACTCAGTAAAATATTAAATACAGTATAACTGCATGGAGACATCTGCCAGTCGAGTGCCTAGttgaaagtctcttgttacactcctatgccattGGATCAATACAAATGACTTCGTATTTGGTAACCTCTGATTCAACAAAGAAGCCAACCACCAACATCCATCTGGCGAGCTCATTCGCAATGGCATATTGatttacaaaaaaatatataattgtggACCGCACAGAGTTGGCTCTGAAGTGAGGGAATCCGACACGAGTGGTAGCCTCTGAAGCGTCGAGACTCTCGTCTTCCTCTGGAAACCCCACACGGGTTACCTCACTCTTACCTGTCCTTTCCTTCCTGTGTTACCTGGTGTACCTGGTGGATGGTTGCTGGTGGACGGTTGCTTTTCGTAACCTACGAGTcgatttcagattcagattcagattcagattcagatgtttattcaggtaaggtatatacatacaagtgatgttacattaatggattgatatatagatagagctagtacatacaatgcctaaagccactattacgcaatgcgtttcgggcaagaaaaacattaatatctagaacttaatactaattgagcataaagaataaaagatgttgagaacaaatacaaataaagataaaaaaaaagggggaacatgactgaaaaagcagcacaaatacaataggttgacaaacagtgttgattacaaaaaagaaaaaaaaaaaaaaaaaaaagaaaataacagacatgggttgattaACTTGTTAATTGTTAATTTGTTGTTATACACTGTCCTCGGAATCGAAGACCTGACCTAATTTTACCCAACCCATCCAAACCTAACCtgatttaactttttttttattattattattttctaccacagacgtggccacacatttacaatgctaactagcatatatacattttcttctgtcctccatggacagggtgaaagatttgtcaaacatacagttcagagatttattgaacaagcacagaaggtgatcgtagtgcttttaaaatgttaggctaagctacatacgtaaatacatagatacacagattaatgaatgcattaatgtgaatttataatggtgaaatgtaattctgatcagctttatactttatacacatacatacacacacacatacatacacacacatacatacatacatatatacacatacatacacatatatttgtctcttttactctgacagggtgagatagctgacaagagaaactagtgtgcaattaagaacttaaccactgaaggtgattaagatgcttttacaagctcaggttatatagttatattacatggttaatctagggtacaagtccaatatatcatcaagtgttccagtactcatatagtagttacagagttcagcatacctcagcccaggagggcgaaagtcagattTAACGTTAAATGAAAATGTAAAATTTGGAAACAAGTTATGTGCGAAACGCAAGTGGGCGATTTGATCGTTCGCTCTTGGTAGTGGCTCTTGTTGTAGTGGAATGTCTCAATGAGTAGGCTTAGTTTGAAAATAAGAGTCATTAATAACTACAGCAAGGATATTATACATCTCATACactttatataaaaaaaacatctcatacactttataaaaaaaaaaacttgtttatTGTGGGAATATCCTAATGGCTAGGCTATCCTTGCTTGTGCTTACTCTAGAAGGGTGTCTAGGTTTAATGtcgcgtgtgttctgaagtgagtACTTATTCAACACTTGAATAATGAGGGATAGATTTGGTGATCAGTGGTTAAGATAcatattgacttgagaatggtccaggacggaccgaaacgtcgtcgtcccttcaccttctagtgtgtggtctggtcaacattcttcagccacgttattatgacttcGCCTGCGTTAAGGTACATACATTTAGGAAATATTTGTGTTTTGTTTCTTATTGTCGGAGACAGGAAGCCTCACTCCGCAGTAAGAAACGTGTCCAATGTCTCATCCTTTCCGGAAACCTGTTGTGAGCCGACTAGGTTGACCATTGCTGGATTTATTTCGCTATTACTACTTATTTAAGTCTTACGTAGTGCTTAGACTGCGATAAATTAACTAGTGCTTTACTTGGGTATACATTAGCAGTGTTTGTATGTGCTTAGTACAGCAAGGCAGTAGGTATCTGCCAGTCGGCGTCCAGACTTGGGCGCTGATAATACATTTTGGTTCAGTGACAACGTTCTATGCACTATAGTACAATATTGACATCCGCAGGGAAGAAAATTTCCTCAGTGGAGCAGGCGGAGATCGTCGCTACAATCCCCTGCCAGTGGAAAATGCGCCCCTCCTACTACCACTCCTTCGGGATCACCGACAACTACTTCATCTTTGTCGAACAGCCTTTCGTCTTCAACTTGAAGAAACTCATCTTTAACTATTACACAGGGAAGCCGTATATTGGAGCACTAGAGTGGCATCCGGAGGAGCAGGTATTACAACAATTGTatgttgattgttgccgccggaggctgatagtttattgtgcacctccatACACATCCTGTAAGTGGTAGCGCATAAAAGGATTAGATGGCACAAAAGGTTTTAATCAAAACGTATAGCTTAATTTACAATAAGCTATTCCGCTCACAGGATaaatatgaggtgcacaataaattaccgctcacaggataaatattaggtgcacaataaattaccactcacaggataaataTTAGGTACACAGTAAACTCTCTCCTGAAGACATTGTTTAATGTAAGTGTTGGTGTTTCAGAGCAAGTTTATAATTGTGAAGCGGGATACAGGGGAGCGGCTCCCGACCCAATACGTCGCTGACAGCTTTCTCACCTTCCACCACACTAACACCTACGAGAAGGACAACCACCTGGTCGTGGATCTGGTTGCCATGGACAATGCAGAGGTATACTTGTGGCACTTAAATTTGACGTTAATAATTACCATGACTATATTTCATGAATGAGCTTCATTTGGACAAATTTGCTAAATTATTTTTGAGAATGTAAGTACAATAAATAGGTGGGGGTAACTGGCTGTTCCCAGGTCTCTCTCCCCTTTTCCCACGTCTCTCCATAGTCtctttcttccccccctcccctctcttccctAATCTCACCCCTTCTCTCCACCTCTCTCACTTCACTTCCactatcctctcctccatttCTCCCTTCTCCCACCCTCTCTACCTTTCTCCCTAACACCCGCCCTATCCCCCCCTCCAACTCCTTTCCCTCCATATCATCTCCTCTCTAcgtttcccccctctctctccctttctctttttcacttctcattctctctctctccttcccgctATCTCTACCTCTTACTTCAGTTCTCCCTCCTTCCCATATATTCTCTTTCTCTTCGTCCCTCCTGCCCATTATTTTCCCCTCCCTCCAGCCTATTCTCTCTTCCACTTATCATCCCATTCTGCTTCTCttacccttccttcctcccttctcctcccggTGGGCGAAACATGTTTGAGTAACGCTGCATCATTGCCGAATCAACGTTATTCGATTTTGAACCTTTGTTATCAACGTTGATTCATTTGTCGATAATTAATATCTGGAAAATTTGATACAAGCAGTGATTACAGAATCTAACTCTCATTTCAGACGTGATAGGAGTCGCTGGGATTAGGAGTCGATCTAACTACGCCATGACACACTATATATAATCACAGATTGCCATGCAAATTACATTAGGCTAGCTGTAAGCGGCTGGCCTACAACCTTGGACAGACAACCAAACAAATAGACATGCTCTCTTATGGATATAGATAACATAGGCAGTATTAAAGCAtcctttatatatgtatatattaattattttatTCTGGATTTCTGAGTTACGattttaataatattaaaattacgacgttttagatATCTGAAATTTCTGTGGTCTAAAATGTACCAGTTAACATAGCTATTTGAATGTGATGGGTGTGAGTGTAAAATATATTGCCAGACAGTGTATCAGCTGCTGCTGGAGAACCTGGAGAAGCCAGAGTTCGAGTGCTCAGCGGCCACCATGCCCACTCACCGCCGCTACGTCCTGCCACTCAACCTGGAAGACGCGGAAGAAAATACCAACCTGGGTAAATATTTCCTTGAAGGTTTTACGAGTAGGCCTAAACTCTTCTAAGATTTGATTTTGCTGTGGGAGTAAGGAGTGTTCTCATCAATTAATATCATTAAAACTAACCCATACAAAAAAAAATAGTTCATTTAGTGACACTCTGTGCTACATAGCCCTCCTGGctcggtgccttcttttgatatgaTTATTTACCAGAATtttcctgagggccaccatctctctagtggcctcgacgggaacaggaagctggcggcttgtcaaagatccccaGCATTGTTCCTGAGCATGTTTTCTATCTATATGTTGTACTGCAGTACAGTCttagcatttacggcttcggcgggtagacaGTTCCTTGGGTAATAACCCTAAGGATGAAAAAACATCTGGCCAACATTGTAGCTttcttgagcttgaagctgttgccccattatactacttatttacttactgtacatattaatttatttacagTGACACTGAAAGGGTCGAAATGTTCGGCCTTGAGGCGTACAGATGGAAGAATCCAAGTACAAGGACATATTATATCCAAGCAGTTCTTTGACCTTCCTCGCATCAACTACAGACACAACGGTAAAGAATACACCTACGCTTATGGCGTTGATGTCAACCCCAGAGGCATCGACTTCCCCAAGGTCAGTAATGCTGCGTTCCTTAATGTTGTGTACCATGCTGGGGTGTACCATGCTGGGGTGTACCATGCTGGGGTGTATCTTGCTGGGGTGTACCACGCTGGGGTGTACCATGCTGGGGTGTACCATGCTGGGGTGTATCTTGCTGGGGTGTACCACGCTGGGGTGTACCATGCTGGGGTGTACCATGCTGGGGTGTACCTTACTGGCGTGATTCTCATTAAGTACTCCAGCCTTTGTCATTACCACATTTGAGTGTTTTCGTACATACACAATTATATTATTTCCTGTGTGAGTTTTAAAGGTTGTGACAGATCCAAACATTTAGATGTTTTTATTTGTAAACAACAACGCCGACGCGTCATCGACGTTATAGAAATGTCAGCATCACATCATCGACGTCAATATATCATTATATTGAGTTACTGTTATACTGGGACTGGTCGGTAAAACTACGCGCTTGCTTTATGCAAGTTGGCgttcgatccctgatggtccaaGCGTTATGCGCAATTTCTTCACTCCATTCTCAAATCCCAGCtctctatcctcatatcccagctccctatcctcatatcccagctcactaTCCTCATATCGCTTTCATGTAAGTCGTATATACTGGATTTGCACCTTTTGCTAATTACCTCCCATTACAAGAGTTATTAAAGAATCTTAGTTATTTATACTTATTGATAATAATATTATTGcatcaaatatataataaattgttCAATACCAATAGGAAGCAACTTAGCATAAATATCTATCCAGAATTGGTGGATACAGATTAAATTACTGTAGTATTAtggacaccatactcatcctacGGAGCGCTAGAGAGGTTacatatgataataataataataataataataataatattttatttaggaaaagtacatacatagatgcagagttacaaacatactgttggatttatagatagagctagtacattcaATACATAAAGGCAATACCTAAAAATGattttgttctaatagcagctttgtgttgagtaattagaggacgtaaatgattttgtgtagtagaactccaagcacaaataccataattgaggtaaggatagatgagagtgtaatagagcgtcaccagggcagggcgaggtatataatatctaatcttagaaagaatgctaaCAGTTTcagaaacttttttgatatatttagaatgtgtccctggaaattcagcttgtggtcaatgagaacaccaaggaatttgccatctactctattactaatttggatattgtttattctgagattaatttgatttgaggatttattaccaaacaaaatatagaaagctttgtcaatgttaagggtgagtttattagcagttagccaaagatggactttatttaattcagtattcactgtgacatttagagcaagagggtcaggactggagaaaatgaaggttgtgtcatcggcaaatagaattggtttgaggtgttaagAGGCATGTGGAAGGTCATGTGAGAATTGTATCTCTAGACATAATGTATATGAGAAAGAGGATAGggtcaagtatgctgccctgaggaacaccaatgctgatgggtagAGCAGCATGATATAACCTCTCTaccctcatcacggtccttgtggatttgttcatttgatatatcatgctattgtgatttctgtgtatacaTAATACTGTATTATTAATGTGTGGAGTGCTGCCTGGGGCCCAGCTGGTGAAGATGAACGTGGAGACTGGAGACACGTACCTCTGGCGGGAGGAGGGCAAGCTGGTGAGCGAGCCTGTGTTCGTTGCTGCCCCCGACGCCTCAGCCGAGGAGCATGGCGTCGTCCTCTCCACTCTCATAGATAAGGTTCATACGTTAATACTGTGGTTAGTGTACGATCTTACGCTCTCATACATAGGGTTCATACGTTAATACTGTGGTTAGTGTACGAGCTTACTCTCTCATCAATAAGGTTTATACATTTTAATACAATGTACTAACTTGCACTCTTACAGATAAGCTTGGCAATTAATACTACGTTTTCAAGAAATTAGCTGAATTAAAAAATACCTCCTCAAGTAGTGTTGTACAATTCTTGTACCATAACTGTACCACATTACAAGCTAACCAACTTTACTATAGTGTcagtataagttcatttaattaagCCATACCTAAGACCAGTAAATATTTTGATCCTCAGATCGTTTCCAGTAATGATATGGAAACATATCTTCTTTGATATATCTTGTATATATCAATGATCCATATATTTTATGCGGCTAAGTTTTCCTCATTACAAAAAGTAACTCTCACCGTCTTCCCCAGAACGAGCCGAAGTTCGTGGCTCTACTGGTGGTGAACCCCAAGACCTGGAGAGAGCTCGCGCGAGTGGAGTTCGAAGCTGAGGGCGCCGTCACTTCCACATTCCACGGCCAGTTTGCTGGTGCCAACGAAAGTGTTTATCGTTATTAATGAAGGCTCATAGAAGCCATCCTGGGGCTTCACCAACAGCAGCAGAAGGATCTCGGTGACCACACCCAGCGCTCGGGTCCAAGTCTTTGTGGTGGTGGCCGAAGTCAGACAACTACATCATCTGCAACAAGACTAAAGCGTCGGCTGTAACCAAGCAACAATATTACCTGAAGCCAAGCAACAACATCGCCTGTAATCAGATTTATTGCCTCACATATCCACCAGCAACGGTTAAACAAATACCGGTCATTGAACAAATCCGGTAACACATTGACTAAATGTGTAATCGGTCATTGATTATAATATATTGTCACATATTTCCCCCGCATAGTAGAGGAAACTGCCACTTCCTACTCACCTTCATGTACATCACTCAACATTTCACATATATATGACAGCTGACCCAGACGTTCAACCCAGACCTATGTCTGAAATGCACTACCAGTCACCCTACCCAGCCCAAGAGCACCAGGCAGGTACAACCTGCCGACTCTTGTTATCTGGGCAACTAGCAGTTTCGCTGTCGGCCTCCAGTTCCAAGCCTCATTGACAAAGGATGTGACGTCACCAGTAGGGGGTATAAGTACTCCTGTCCTCACCCCCACAGTcatcaccgctcctgtgccaggtaagttcactacaggctcaccatagcccgtgctacttggaacttgttccgagtaacttaatctataacaacaacaacacaacctcctgtaacgggctcaccatagcccgtgctacattgacacttcgttctgagtagctaaatctgaaacaacaacaacaacccccacagtacgggagacatctcccgtcacgcagggtgctgtcgcacctccacagatctccagtatcatatattgatactggtaatggctcaaaagggccaccacttacgggctattcatgcccgtgccatcttttgggtggcatgggcatgaatatggCTGTTGTTGGTTCCGCGGAACCAACAACAGCTACACCAAGGCGGAAAACATGGCCCTCCTGACGTCGACCTCAGGGGTAACACCCATCGACGTCGTCATGGAAGTAACTGGACCCCAGATATTGTTCAGCAGGGCAGTGGCACTAGACTCTGTTCACCACAACAACGCTCGCGGCTGTAGAGGCAAATTGTCAAACACTCATACCTCCCCATCAATTCCATGCAGTGAGGACGATGCATTCCATGCATCTTCATTCATAGAGAGAGCGATATCATAGCAGAGCAACCCATTACTGAGATCGTAAAGAGCATCAACGCTCTGAATCGGTCACTCACCGCCATCTGGgcccacctcatccagcaggACAAGAACGGCAAGCCCACCCTCAAGTCCACCCTCAAGGTCACCCTCAAGACTCCGGCAGAGGCATATGTTTTCTCGTGTGCTAGCCAGGTGTATGTTAGCAGTGCTTCAGGTATTTTACATGTGTTTGTTCATATTTAATATCTGAGTAAATATTGTTAATTCCTCATTCTTTATATCCTGTGCAATTTTCACACTGCCATAGCCAAAGCGGCACTTTTTTGCGAGCCATATTACACCAGCCCATATATGAGAAAGGTTACATGAACGTGCAAGCCATAGATGACTAAGAACTctatttgacccggccaggattcgaacccatgccgtccaggattacccctaaacgtacacagtaccgtgaccaccacacCAATATGTATGTGCGTGATGCCTAACGTgtgtgaatacactctggcttcctgtcctccgacacaatgaattattatgaatTAAAATGTATAATCATTGCATAACATGTTAATTATGCATACGTTTTGCTATCAATAGTTATTCAACTTTCATGTGTATACTCAAAATGCTACATTTGCATACAACTTGTCACCTTAGTAACATCAATTAATTACTCACACTACTGCATGCAAATTACATAAGTAATTTCAATGTCAAATTTGAGTGGTCTAGTCATGACACATTGACTGGCTTACTCATAACAGCAATAGCTGGGTTCATTATTAATTAAGAAAAGTTTGAGTTCGGTTACAAGTCCACCTTTCCCATTGTAAGGTCCTTGGAACTGAAACACTGCAAGGTATTAGTGTGAAAAGTTATGATTTGTGCACTCTCATACTCAGCAACTCAGGTTGAGTATAggtgtgcacaataaactaccactcacatcatgactATATATTGAGTGGGTTTTTGGAGTTCTTCGACTCTTCAAGTCCGGGCCGAAGTCAGGCTTGACTTTCgacaacttggtccaacaggatgtttcttggagcagcccgcagggctATATATCCActtcaacccggttggtccggcactttttttttttttttttttttttttttttttttttttttttttttttttttgagatatatacaagagttgttacattcttgtacagccactagtacgcgtagcgtttcgggcaagtccttaatcctatggtccctggaatacgatcccctgccgcgaagaatcgttttttcatccaagtacacattttactgttgcgttaaacagaggctacagttaaggatttgcgcccagtaaatccttcccggccaggatacgaacccatgacatagcgctcgcggaacgccaggcgagtgtcttaccactacaccacggagacttcttGCAGTAACTTGTCTAATGTTTTCCTGAATACGTCCAATTTTGTTCCAATAAGATTTCTTATGAATTGTTGGGAGACTTCCGAATAGCAATGGATCTACTCTTCTCAACTCTTTACTGGTGCTGCTCTGCATTTCTAATCATAGCGTTGGCTCTagtatattaatatttatatcgtACGAGGCACAcaaactatcgctcacaggatgagtatggggtacacagtaaactacgctcacaggatgagtatggtggtgTACAATCAACCACCTTTGGACTTGTCAACGTTCTACACTCATGTTAACTCCCCATATTTTGCACGTGGGGCTCAGCTCCCGTGTCCGTTATCTTCCTCTGCAACCTGCAGGTGGTAGATGGGCATGGAGTGCATCTAAAGGTCATGTtggagagtttttttttttgagatatatacaagagttgttacattcttgtacagactagtacgcgtagcgtttcgggcaggtccctggaatacgatccccgccgcgaagaatcgttgttacaaccaagtacacattttactgttgagttaaacagaggctatagttaaggatttgcgcccagtaaatcctccccggccaggatacgaacccatgccaaagcgctcgcggaacgccaggcgagtgccttaccactacaccacggagactgaagttgttgtgtgaggctagccccaagcgtctggccgccaactttgaacagacagatTTTCTATGCTGTAGATATAGGTTTATTTATAATTATGGACAACTGGTTATTTTATTAGAAAATCAGGTGATTAAGTGGTACATTCTCACAAAAGCCTCTAATACACTTCGGGAACAGGGTCGACACCATTTCAATAATCTACAATAATTCAGGTGACTCCAACTCCAACATATATCCGTCTAAGTGGAGTGCAATGACATGTTAAGAGATCTACTGCTGTTATTGGGTGACCGTGGATATGTGACGGGTGAAGTACTGATATGAGCTGACTAGACGACCATGAGTGTTAGTTCTTGCTGATCAGCACATTCTGTGCCAGCGCCACCTGCCATATATTCATTTGTAATGGGActatatagatataaatatacATGATAATAAGAATTTATAATTGTATCTCATTTGATTGCTTTATAAGTCTTGTTTATTATAGTAAGTAATATATACAAATTATGTAAAAAATTCTGTATCACAGACTTATCACGTGATCACATATAAAAGGTTTGAACGTATTCTAGTATTTTTAAATACATCCATTCCAAAAAAAGAAAGGAAATAACCAACAAACACGACCCTAGTTGAAACAATTACCTAACTGATATAGGAATAAGtatatgtgggtggtggtgtgtggcagccggCCCAGCCAGATGGTGCCGAGGGTGACGTAAATAAACAAGAGGCAGTTGCCAGGGCCTGTGTGTGGCGGCGGCAACTGGCTCCACCTTGCACTATGTGGCACCTTCTCCCTCTCTTCCGCTGATATTCCTCTCGTTGTGAAGTGTTTTAACCGTCAAGAATTCATTCTGGGCTTCGTTGAATATGGCTGCGAATATGTATTACTCCTCCGAGAGCTCCGACAGCGAGACGGCCGTCGACACGTCCAGTCTGGACTTGTCGTACCTGATGCTGGACGCAGACTCCCTGGCTGTCCACCTCAAGAACAGCATCCGGGAGCAGCACCTGCAGAACAAAGATGCCAAACACTATGGCCTGCCGACCACCAGGGAGAAACCTGcaggaggcagtgagggaggaacCCGACCTCGAACGGCAGGAGATCAGGATATCGACGCCAGGATCTCTCAGGTCTCAATAAGTAACATGGACGCTGACTTGGACAGAGATAATGTTCACGATACCATCACACACAAACTGCTGCTACAGCACAATATGCTGCTAACTTTGCCATTCGAGATTATTAAGTTTTCAAAGTTACGGAGTTTAGATCTGTCTAGTAATAACCTCACACATGTTAATGACTTCCTGCTACAACTGCCAGAGCTGCAGACGCTCTTCCTGCACAACAACAGCCTGGCAGACGATGGCCTCCCCAAGGACATGTCGGTGTTGGATAAGCTTAGGGAACTGAACCTGAGTGGCAATCATCTAACAAGAGTGCCCAATCAGCTGTATGAAATGACTGGAATCCGTTACTTGTATCTTGGAAACAATCAAATCACAGAAGTTCTTCCAGATATCAAAGCTATGCAAAGGTGTGTTACGTTAGTTTGTGAAGTACATCTCATTACTTATTGTCATACAATCCATTTAGCATATTCCATTACACTAAACTAAACTTTGGCTTTTCAATGCAATTTCCCCAAGCTGTTGGGTGTTGGATTTTttttaaagtactgtacagtactgtaccagTATTTATTTAGTCATAATTCATAATTATAATTCATTTTGTAGGGTACAGGCTtcctttgatatatatatatataatatatcacacacacacataaacatacatacagtatacactcacacacacgtgtGAACGATATGTGTATGAATGTACATGTTtacatgtgtatgtatgtttgtatgtatatatgtatgtacatacaTATGTACACGTGTACAttcatgtgtatgtatgtgtgtgtacatttatgtgtatgtatgtgtgtgtacatacatgtgtatgtatgtgtgcacaTACATGTGTACGTACGTGTGATTGAATGTATGTACGTGTGTACGAATGTACAGTATGTACGCATGTACAAACGTATGTGtgaacatacatacgtacatatgtaTGCATTTATGTACAtacgtgtatgtatgtaagtacgtgtgtacgtacgtatgtatgtacatgtgtacacgtgCAGAATTACCTATCTGCAGTTTTGGCAGATAGGTAATTACAGGTGAAAAAATCCTTCTTTGTCAGTTTAAGCTAGTTGAGCTTGATACTGTTCTCGTATAGGTGTCACATTGGGATTTGTAAAAAGTTTAGATTAATGTCTTGTTATGAATATAAAGAATCTCAATATTTTAAGTCTCAGTGAGATCAGTCTTATCATGTCTTGTTTGTAGAGGAGCTAATCCTGTTGCCTTATAAGTTTGACTTTCAATCTGTGGCTATTATATAGAAAATAATGTCACACCGTTTGCTCCAAGTAGTTTTATGGGATCCGAGTTAATCTTGTTCACCGATGTCGGACCTTTAACCCACTTTGTTTAGCTGAGAATAGTAGTTTGTGCATTTCTGGTACAAGCTTGGCTCCAGTTAAAAGATGGTCGAGTATAACCTGCACCCATTAAAGTCTCTAGTTTTATCTTATTCAGAAGGACAGGTTTAGATTGAAGCCTCCTTTTGGCAGCTAGAGGTTCTTCAGGCTTTTGCCCCCCTCATTGCCAAGCATTAGTT
Proteins encoded in this window:
- the LOC123746051 gene encoding beta,beta-carotene 15,15'-dioxygenase, with the protein product MIKEESTSACPPASQVWLRSCEKETLQPVQGKVTGKLPEWLNGRLTRNGPGKVQYGNTRYNHLFDGSAYIHQFNINNGKVTYQSRYLQSDVYKRNSKANRIVVSEFGTAAYPDPCKTLLQRFASFFTPLSAAEVTDNCVVNVCHFGDQLYALTETNAMRCIHPETLATIGGKTRLDQYIAVNTATAHPHVDPDGTVYNMGNSYHGKTGPTYNIIKFPLPKVAEGKKISSVEQAEIVATIPCQWKMRPSYYHSFGITDNYFIFVEQPFVFNLKKLIFNYYTGKPYIGALEWHPEEQSKFIIVKRDTGERLPTQYVADSFLTFHHTNTYEKDNHLVVDLVAMDNAETVYQLLLENLEKPEFECSAATMPTHRRYVLPLNLEDAEENTNLVTLKGSKCSALRRTDGRIQVQGHIISKQFFDLPRINYRHNGKEYTYAYGVDVNPRGIDFPKLVKMNVETGDTYLWREEGKLVSEPVFVAAPDASAEEHGVVLSTLIDKNEPKFVALLVVNPKTWRELARVEFEAEGAVTSTFHGQFAGANESVYRY
- the LOC123746052 gene encoding leucine-rich repeat-containing protein 58; this translates as MAANMYYSSESSDSETAVDTSSLDLSYLMLDADSLAVHLKNSIREQHLQNKDAKHYGLPTTREKPAGGSEGGTRPRTAGDQDIDARISQVSISNMDADLDRDNVHDTITHKLLLQHNMLLTLPFEIIKFSKLRSLDLSSNNLTHVNDFLLQLPELQTLFLHNNSLADDGLPKDMSVLDKLRELNLSGNHLTRVPNQLYEMTGIRYLYLGNNQITEVLPDIKAMQSLQVLNLGGNLLETVPDELGELQQLGSLVLCDNRLRNLPRSISNLTRLRSLLLHKNNLCCLPVGAVKLRGLMELSLRDNPLVTRFVNSCARELMYNPPSLLELAARVIKLKKVEYTYQDLPQTLVTYLSNGQRCVNPKCKGMYFTSCVEHIKFVDFCGMYRVPLMHYLCSSRCSSKTPDYYRALSSESDSEEDEPAARMKRVLLG